In Candidatus Thermoplasmatota archaeon, the following proteins share a genomic window:
- a CDS encoding MarR family transcriptional regulator → ALDGVGVHVDLRPEDGGAQSSSPVVEGGRAVVASAVSGVVPEPRAAGSNEAALVATYAPADEPDGANRAAKAYGLSGPGPASAVGPQSGVMAALLLGVALAIPLWALYRRLVREGALDQERRRRIHDLVLASPGITAGELRSATGLHYTTVTHHLRVLHELGLVEVLRLDGRLRAFENHGRFGCVEKRVAAAAKSATSLAVLTVALRRPGVSPSTVATELGLTRPAVKRHVDKLAAWGLLEPRREGARLRLHLSPRAVDAVLARQPSVRAP, encoded by the coding sequence GCGCTCGATGGCGTTGGCGTCCACGTCGACCTCCGGCCGGAAGACGGCGGCGCGCAATCCTCCTCGCCCGTCGTCGAGGGCGGGCGCGCCGTCGTGGCCTCTGCCGTTTCGGGGGTCGTTCCGGAGCCCCGCGCGGCGGGATCGAACGAGGCCGCTCTGGTCGCGACCTACGCGCCCGCCGACGAACCTGACGGGGCCAACCGTGCCGCAAAGGCTTACGGCCTGTCCGGCCCCGGCCCGGCGAGCGCGGTGGGCCCCCAATCGGGCGTCATGGCCGCGCTCTTGCTCGGGGTGGCGCTTGCGATTCCCCTGTGGGCGCTGTACCGGAGGCTCGTGCGCGAGGGAGCGCTCGATCAGGAGCGACGCCGCCGCATCCACGATCTCGTGCTGGCTTCGCCGGGCATCACGGCCGGCGAGCTTCGGTCGGCGACCGGCCTTCACTATACGACCGTCACGCACCACCTGCGCGTGCTTCACGAGCTGGGTCTTGTGGAGGTGCTTCGACTGGACGGCCGGCTCCGTGCCTTTGAGAACCACGGCCGGTTCGGCTGCGTGGAGAAGCGCGTGGCTGCCGCGGCCAAGAGCGCCACGTCGCTTGCCGTGCTGACCGTGGCGCTGCGCCGGCCAGGCGTGTCGCCGTCGACCGTCGCCACGGAGCTTGGGCTCACGCGGCCGGCCGTGAAGCGGCACGTCGACAAGCTTGCGGCGTGGGGGCTTCTCGAGCCCCGCCGAGAGGGCGCGCGCCTCCGGCTGCACCTCTCTCCCCGGGCGGTGGACGCCGTGCTGGCCCGCCAGCCGTCCGTTCGGGCGCCCTAG